One window of the Synechococcus sp. CC9311 genome contains the following:
- a CDS encoding F0F1 ATP synthase subunit gamma — translation MANLKEIRDRIKSVKNTRKITEAMRLVAAAKVRRAQEQVLRSRPFADRLARLLENLQARMRFEDADAPLLEQRAVQTITLMAVTGDRGLCGGYNSNIIKRTEKRFAELQRQGYKVALVLIGRKAISYFTNRNYPIQATFTGLEQVPTADEAGSIASEIFAEFLSETSDRVEIIFTKFINLVSCKPVVQTLLPLDPQGIAEADDEIFRLTTKEGRLSVEAGSAPENSQPALPSDIVFEQSPDQLLNALLPLYLQNQLLRSLQESAASELASRMTAMNNASDNAKELAKTLTLDYNKARQAAITQEILEVVGGSAAAGA, via the coding sequence ATGGCAAATCTCAAAGAGATCCGGGACCGGATTAAATCGGTCAAGAACACCCGCAAGATCACTGAGGCCATGCGCCTCGTGGCTGCGGCCAAAGTTCGTCGTGCCCAAGAACAAGTGCTGCGTAGCCGTCCGTTTGCCGATCGGCTCGCACGTCTTCTCGAAAATCTCCAAGCGCGCATGCGCTTTGAAGATGCTGATGCTCCTCTGTTGGAGCAGCGTGCTGTTCAAACCATTACCTTGATGGCCGTTACTGGTGACCGTGGTCTTTGTGGTGGTTACAACTCCAATATCATCAAGCGCACAGAGAAACGTTTTGCTGAGCTTCAACGCCAGGGTTACAAAGTCGCTCTTGTGTTGATTGGACGCAAAGCAATCAGCTATTTCACCAACCGTAATTATCCAATTCAAGCTACTTTTACGGGCTTGGAGCAGGTACCTACTGCTGATGAAGCTGGTTCCATAGCTAGCGAGATTTTCGCTGAGTTTCTGTCTGAGACTTCTGATCGAGTTGAGATCATCTTCACCAAGTTCATTAATTTGGTGAGCTGCAAGCCTGTGGTTCAAACGCTTCTGCCTCTTGACCCTCAAGGGATTGCTGAGGCAGATGATGAAATCTTCAGGCTTACCACAAAAGAAGGTCGCCTATCTGTGGAAGCAGGAAGTGCACCTGAGAATTCTCAACCTGCTTTGCCTTCAGACATCGTGTTTGAGCAAAGTCCTGATCAATTGTTGAATGCGTTGTTGCCTTTGTATTTGCAAAATCAACTCCTGCGTTCGCTGCAGGAGTCGGCAGCCTCCGAGTTGGCAAGTCGCATGACTGCAATGAACAATGCAAGTGACAATGCCAAGGAGTTGGCCAAGACGCTCACCCTTGACTACAACAAAGCGCGTCAGGCAGCCATTACCCAGGAAATCCTGGAAGTGGTTGGTGGCTCAGCTGCTGCAGGCGCCTAG
- the atpA gene encoding F0F1 ATP synthase subunit alpha: MVSIRPDEISAILKQQIEDYDKSVSVTNVGTVLQVGDGIARVYGLQQVMAGELVEFEDGTEGIALNLEDDNVGIVLMGEGLGIQEGSTVRATGKIASVPVGDAMLGRVVNPLGVAIDGKGDLATTESRLIESPAPGIIQRKSVHEPMQTGITAIDAMIPIGRGQRELIIGDRQTGKTAICIDTILNQADQDVVCVYVAIGQKAASVAQVTEVLRERGALDYTVVVAANASEPAALQYLAPYTGASIAEYFMYKGKATLVIYDDLTKQAQAYRQMSLLLRRPPGREAYPGDVFYCHSRLLERAAKLSDAMGKGSMTALPIIETQAGDVSAYIPTNVISITDGQVFLSSDLFNSGLRPAINVGISVSRVGGAAQTKAIKKIAGTLKLELAQFDELAAFSQFASDLDAATQQQLSRGKRLRELLKQPQFSPLILAEQVAIVYAGVKGLIDDVPVEEVVQFSRELREYLKSNKPEFISKIQTEKVLSPEAETTLKEAIAEVVSTMLASAN, from the coding sequence ATGGTTTCCATCAGACCCGACGAGATCAGCGCCATTCTCAAACAGCAGATCGAGGACTATGACAAGTCCGTATCTGTCACCAACGTCGGCACTGTCCTCCAAGTAGGTGACGGCATCGCCCGCGTCTATGGCCTTCAGCAGGTGATGGCTGGTGAGCTGGTTGAGTTCGAAGACGGCACCGAAGGGATTGCCCTCAACCTCGAAGATGACAACGTTGGCATTGTGCTGATGGGCGAGGGCCTTGGCATTCAGGAGGGAAGCACCGTCCGAGCCACAGGCAAGATTGCTTCCGTTCCCGTTGGTGACGCCATGCTGGGACGCGTGGTTAATCCACTTGGTGTTGCAATCGACGGCAAGGGTGACCTCGCTACGACTGAATCCCGATTGATTGAGTCTCCAGCTCCTGGAATCATTCAGCGTAAGTCTGTTCATGAGCCGATGCAGACAGGCATCACGGCTATCGACGCCATGATTCCAATTGGTCGTGGTCAGCGGGAGCTGATCATTGGTGACCGTCAAACCGGTAAGACAGCCATTTGTATTGACACGATCCTGAATCAGGCTGATCAGGACGTTGTCTGTGTTTACGTTGCCATCGGACAGAAAGCCGCCTCTGTGGCACAGGTCACTGAAGTGCTGCGTGAGCGTGGTGCTCTTGATTACACCGTTGTGGTGGCAGCAAACGCATCAGAACCTGCGGCCCTGCAGTACCTAGCTCCTTACACAGGGGCATCGATTGCTGAGTACTTCATGTACAAAGGCAAGGCAACGTTGGTCATCTATGACGATCTGACCAAGCAAGCTCAGGCCTACCGCCAGATGTCATTGCTTCTGCGTCGTCCGCCGGGTCGTGAGGCTTACCCCGGTGACGTGTTCTATTGCCACAGCCGTTTGCTTGAGCGTGCTGCAAAGCTCTCTGACGCTATGGGCAAAGGTTCGATGACCGCCCTGCCGATCATTGAGACCCAGGCCGGTGACGTTTCTGCTTACATCCCAACCAACGTGATTTCGATTACGGATGGTCAGGTCTTCCTCAGTTCTGACTTGTTTAACTCAGGACTACGGCCTGCGATCAACGTTGGTATCTCTGTGAGTCGTGTTGGCGGTGCAGCCCAGACCAAGGCGATCAAGAAGATTGCCGGCACCCTGAAGCTTGAATTGGCTCAGTTTGATGAACTAGCTGCGTTCTCTCAGTTTGCTTCGGATCTTGATGCCGCTACACAGCAGCAGCTCAGCCGAGGCAAGCGTCTTCGTGAGCTTCTGAAGCAGCCTCAATTCAGTCCATTGATTCTGGCTGAGCAGGTGGCCATTGTTTATGCAGGTGTCAAAGGCCTGATTGATGATGTCCCTGTTGAAGAGGTTGTTCAGTTCTCCCGTGAGTTGCGTGAGTACCTCAAGAGCAACAAGCCTGAGTTCATCAGCAAAATCCAAACAGAGAAGGTCTTGAGCCCTGAAGCCGAGACCACTCTGAAAGAGGCAATTGCGGAAGTTGTGTCCACCATGCTGGCCTCCGCCAACTGA
- the atpH gene encoding ATP synthase F1 subunit delta, with the protein MPLLNSLATPYADALLQVTDVRQESEEVANQCKDLLSAWESSEPLRDAMTSPVLEPEAKKKALTSLLSEQVTPSLMNLLKVLADRQRLPALEAVLLRYLELYRESRNIALAHVRAAQPLTEEQQAALTTKVQSMAGTNAVEIDLKVDPSLIGGFVVNLGSQVIDASLSGQVRRLGLALAKAS; encoded by the coding sequence ATGCCTCTTCTAAATTCTCTAGCCACCCCTTACGCCGACGCTCTGCTTCAGGTCACTGACGTCCGTCAGGAATCAGAAGAAGTCGCTAATCAGTGCAAGGACCTTCTTTCTGCTTGGGAAAGTTCAGAGCCTCTTCGTGATGCAATGACATCTCCTGTTCTCGAGCCAGAGGCAAAGAAGAAAGCTTTAACCAGTCTTCTTTCAGAGCAAGTCACCCCTTCGTTGATGAACTTGCTCAAGGTTTTGGCTGATCGCCAGCGACTACCGGCCCTTGAAGCGGTGCTTTTGCGCTATCTCGAGCTCTATCGGGAGTCTCGGAATATTGCTCTAGCGCATGTACGCGCCGCTCAACCGCTGACTGAAGAACAGCAGGCCGCATTGACCACCAAAGTCCAGTCAATGGCTGGAACCAATGCTGTTGAAATCGATCTCAAGGTCGATCCATCGTTGATTGGTGGCTTTGTCGTCAACCTCGGTTCTCAGGTGATCGATGCCAGCCTCTCCGGTCAGGTTCGACGCCTTGGTCTTGCACTCGCTAAGGCGAGCTGA
- a CDS encoding F0F1 ATP synthase subunit B, translating to MTLLFPLIASEGGFGINLNLFETNLINLVIVIGVLYWFLKGFLGGMLERRRETILKDLQDAEKRLKTATIELSKAQEELSAAQQKAEKIRLDGQARAEAIRADGEKRTIQAMAALKQDALADLTAEGARLTEQLRREAALSAIDKALAELPNRLDSKAQAKLIDSSISNLEDV from the coding sequence ATGACTCTTTTATTTCCTTTAATTGCTTCTGAGGGTGGATTCGGAATCAACCTCAATCTTTTTGAAACCAATCTGATCAACCTGGTCATCGTGATCGGTGTTTTGTATTGGTTTCTGAAAGGATTTCTGGGGGGGATGCTCGAGCGCAGACGCGAAACCATCCTTAAGGATCTTCAAGATGCTGAAAAGCGTTTGAAGACGGCCACAATTGAACTCTCTAAAGCTCAAGAAGAGCTTTCGGCTGCTCAACAAAAGGCTGAAAAAATCCGCCTTGATGGCCAAGCTCGTGCTGAAGCGATTCGCGCTGACGGTGAAAAGAGAACGATTCAGGCCATGGCTGCACTCAAGCAAGATGCCTTGGCTGATCTCACTGCAGAAGGTGCTCGCCTCACTGAGCAGCTCCGTCGTGAAGCGGCTCTTTCAGCTATCGACAAGGCTTTGGCTGAACTTCCCAACCGCCTTGACAGCAAGGCTCAAGCGAAGCTCATCGACTCCTCTATTTCTAACTTGGAGGACGTCTAA
- a CDS encoding F0F1 ATP synthase subunit B' gives MTWLLFAEAAVPEGGLFDLDATLPLMAIQVVLLTFLLNSLFFRPVGKVVEDREGYINTSRADAKQKLEQVRRLEADLQDQLRGARQAAQSAIVDAETEVDSLYREALAAAETEANRTREQARKEIESQRESAQAKLMAQVDQLSSQIIKRLLAA, from the coding sequence ATGACCTGGCTTCTGTTCGCTGAAGCGGCGGTTCCGGAGGGAGGTCTCTTTGACCTCGATGCCACCTTGCCTTTAATGGCTATTCAGGTGGTTCTCCTAACCTTTCTGCTCAATTCTCTGTTCTTCCGGCCAGTTGGCAAGGTCGTGGAAGATCGTGAGGGATATATCAATACGAGTCGTGCTGACGCCAAGCAAAAGCTTGAGCAAGTTCGACGACTCGAGGCCGACCTTCAAGATCAACTACGAGGCGCTAGACAAGCTGCACAATCAGCCATTGTTGATGCAGAAACGGAAGTTGATTCTCTTTACCGCGAGGCATTAGCTGCTGCGGAAACTGAAGCTAATCGCACTCGAGAACAAGCTCGTAAAGAAATTGAGTCTCAACGTGAATCTGCCCAAGCAAAGTTGATGGCTCAGGTTGATCAACTCAGCTCACAGATCATTAAACGACTGCTAGCTGCCTGA
- the atpE gene encoding ATP synthase F0 subunit C encodes MDSITSAASVVAAGLAVGLAAIGPGIGQGSASQGAVEGIARQPEAEGKIRGTLLLSLAFMESLTIYGLVVALVLLFANPFA; translated from the coding sequence ATGGATTCCATCACTTCTGCAGCCTCCGTCGTTGCTGCTGGTCTGGCTGTAGGCCTGGCTGCCATCGGTCCTGGTATCGGTCAGGGCAGCGCTTCCCAAGGTGCTGTTGAAGGCATTGCTCGTCAGCCTGAAGCCGAGGGCAAGATCCGCGGCACCCTGCTGCTTTCTCTGGCATTCATGGAGTCTCTGACGATCTACGGCCTTGTGGTGGCCCTGGTGCTTCTGTTCGCCAACCCATTCGCATGA
- the atpB gene encoding F0F1 ATP synthase subunit A, with product MALLPFTLPLAELEVGHHLYWQIGNLNLHGQIFLSSWILIGALLAFVLVGTKNLSRDPKGAQNLLEFLWDYIRDLSRDQIGEKYYREWLPFIGTLFLFIFVSNWGGALIPWKVIELPEGELGAPTADINTTVAMALLVTLAYFYAGLSKKGWRFFELYVEPTPIMLPFKIIEEFTKPLSLSFRLFGNILADELAVGVLVYLVPLIVPLPVMLLGLFTSAIQALIFATLAAFYIGEGLHEAH from the coding sequence ATGGCTTTGCTGCCTTTCACACTGCCGTTAGCCGAACTGGAGGTTGGTCACCATCTGTATTGGCAGATCGGTAACCTCAATCTGCACGGCCAGATTTTCCTCAGCTCTTGGATTTTGATCGGTGCCCTGCTGGCCTTTGTGCTGGTTGGTACTAAAAATCTTAGTCGCGATCCAAAAGGTGCGCAGAACCTTCTTGAGTTCTTGTGGGATTACATTCGTGATCTCTCTCGTGATCAGATCGGAGAGAAGTACTACCGCGAATGGCTCCCGTTCATCGGCACCCTGTTTCTGTTCATTTTTGTCAGTAACTGGGGTGGCGCACTGATTCCTTGGAAGGTGATCGAACTCCCAGAAGGAGAACTTGGTGCTCCAACTGCAGACATCAACACCACGGTGGCGATGGCTCTGCTTGTGACACTGGCCTATTTCTACGCCGGTTTGAGCAAGAAGGGTTGGAGATTCTTCGAGCTGTATGTGGAGCCGACCCCCATCATGCTCCCGTTCAAGATCATCGAGGAATTTACCAAGCCTCTGTCTCTTTCTTTCCGTCTTTTCGGAAACATCCTTGCTGATGAACTGGCAGTAGGTGTGCTTGTTTATCTGGTGCCCCTGATTGTTCCCCTTCCGGTGATGTTGCTCGGCCTCTTCACCAGCGCTATTCAGGCTCTTATTTTTGCGACTCTTGCGGCCTTCTACATCGGTGAAGGTCTTCACGAAGCGCATTAG
- a CDS encoding ATP synthase — protein sequence MESFARLQVRLLLATVIVSVVAILFASFYFDLFVARSLLVGAVAGLFYLRLLARSVARLGGGSRQVGRFQLVVPIVLIVSAARFPQLDLLPAFVGFLLYKPALILQTVFDG from the coding sequence ATGGAGTCTTTCGCTCGGCTTCAAGTGCGTTTGTTGCTGGCCACAGTGATCGTGTCTGTCGTTGCGATTTTGTTCGCTTCGTTTTACTTCGATCTTTTTGTTGCCAGAAGCCTGCTTGTTGGAGCTGTCGCTGGTCTTTTTTACTTGCGTCTACTCGCCCGCAGCGTGGCCCGGCTCGGTGGAGGTTCCCGTCAAGTTGGTCGTTTTCAGCTCGTTGTTCCGATTGTCCTCATCGTTTCGGCAGCTCGATTCCCCCAACTCGACCTCTTACCTGCATTTGTAGGTTTTCTCCTGTACAAGCCCGCCTTGATTCTTCAGACCGTTTTCGACGGCTGA
- a CDS encoding bifunctional 2-polyprenyl-6-hydroxyphenol methylase/3-demethylubiquinol 3-O-methyltransferase UbiG, producing MNTPPSDVATPVVSAFYDRFPYPGDPLQDGPPPGYNWRWCHDSVLAVVRGGLESRDSNLGPIRILDAGCGTGVSTDYLCHLNPGAEILAVDISAGALDVARERLRRSGGAEQVRSLRQEQRSLLDLDDEGCFDYINSVGVLHHLRDPLAGLKALGQRLAPHGLLHLFLYADAGRWEIHRTQQALALLEAGIGADGLRLGRELLSELPETNRLRRIHEQRWAIDTHADANFADMYLHPQETSYDLERLMALIKSSGLYFAGFSNPSVWDPARLLKGDLLSRAQSLPPSDQWALVEQLDPDISHFEFFVSAQPVHPLCWENDETLLQACGRRQSCLWGWPSKSMLGPDLEPISLSDEELSLLRLVDENPNVPLGILSGDHTTASLARELMSKKLLLLEADDGLFSGIT from the coding sequence ATGAACACTCCTCCCTCGGATGTAGCGACTCCTGTGGTGAGCGCTTTTTATGACCGCTTTCCCTATCCAGGAGACCCCCTTCAAGACGGCCCTCCCCCTGGATACAACTGGCGCTGGTGCCACGACAGCGTGCTCGCTGTTGTGCGAGGAGGACTTGAATCGCGGGATTCAAACCTTGGTCCGATTCGAATTCTTGATGCGGGGTGTGGCACTGGCGTCAGTACGGACTATCTCTGCCATCTCAATCCAGGGGCGGAGATTTTGGCCGTGGATATCAGTGCGGGAGCACTCGACGTGGCACGAGAGCGCTTGCGTCGTTCAGGCGGCGCTGAACAGGTTCGATCCCTGCGTCAGGAACAACGAAGCCTGTTGGACCTTGACGATGAAGGTTGTTTTGATTACATCAACTCAGTAGGTGTTTTGCATCACCTGCGCGACCCGCTGGCTGGATTGAAAGCGCTTGGACAGCGTCTAGCCCCTCATGGACTTTTGCATCTGTTTTTGTATGCCGATGCTGGCCGTTGGGAAATTCACCGTACGCAGCAAGCCCTGGCGCTTTTGGAAGCGGGGATAGGTGCGGACGGCTTGAGGTTGGGGCGTGAGCTGTTGTCTGAATTGCCTGAGACCAATCGTTTGCGCCGTATCCACGAACAACGTTGGGCGATTGACACCCATGCGGATGCCAACTTTGCCGACATGTATTTGCATCCTCAAGAAACCAGTTATGACCTCGAAAGGTTGATGGCTTTAATTAAGTCATCAGGCCTTTACTTCGCTGGGTTTTCGAACCCTTCTGTCTGGGACCCAGCTCGATTGCTCAAGGGTGACTTGCTATCAAGAGCGCAATCTTTACCGCCATCAGACCAATGGGCACTTGTTGAGCAGCTCGACCCTGATATCAGTCACTTTGAGTTTTTTGTGAGTGCTCAACCTGTTCATCCTTTGTGCTGGGAGAACGATGAAACGCTGCTTCAAGCGTGTGGTCGACGCCAGTCATGTCTGTGGGGGTGGCCTTCCAAAAGCATGCTGGGTCCAGATCTCGAACCCATCTCCCTTTCAGATGAGGAATTGAGCTTGCTCCGTCTAGTGGATGAAAACCCCAACGTTCCACTAGGAATCCTTAGTGGAGACCACACAACTGCCTCTTTAGCCAGAGAGCTCATGAGCAAAAAATTGCTTTTGCTCGAAGCCGATGATGGGTTGTTTAGTGGAATCACGTGA